A stretch of DNA from Ranitomeya variabilis isolate aRanVar5 chromosome 1, aRanVar5.hap1, whole genome shotgun sequence:
acagtacatatactcatcttcgcgtcccccggcgtatgcttcctgcactgactgtgcgccggccggaaagtgaatgcacagcacagcggtgatgtgaccgctctgctgttagggccgtcactcagtcagggcagggaagcggacgccgggggacgcaattctgagtgtatgtactgttgttttatttacatttaacactggtaaccagggtaatcatcggaagcgcggcggcctgcgcttaacaacctgatgtttaccctggttacccggggacctcggcatcgttggtcgctggagagctgtcacacagacagctctccagcgaccaaatagcgatgctgcagtgatctgcatcattgtatgtttcgctgcagcattgttaagtgtgaaggtacctttacggtatgtgtccacgttcaggattgcatcatgattttgtcacgatttttcttcagtatttgtaatacaaaaccaggagtggaacaattagaggcaaagtagaatagaaacatatgctccacttctgtatttatcacccactcctggttttgggttacaaaatactgatgaaaaatcgtgaccaaatcctcatgcaatcctgagcgtggacacataccctagtgattgaaaacacctcatacactttattgtttgtaaacacctcatacagcaatgagagacacaccaaaaaaggcaaaataaaaaagttaaaaatagtgtctgacattgcatatatgagttgtTTTAAACAcataatatgtgtagacggcgcacggtgtgacttgctgagaagtatacatgaaaataagaacaaatattgttgtattcaaaccaaaattttttatttgggggaaacagaaaaaaaaaaggggaaataaacttagggggtatcaacctgtgccacaaagggggaatggtatgtttctttttgggaatggggagaggaaaatGAGGCTGATGAAGAcgacgacgaggaggaggatgttgacctatagtccaggaggctggatggcaggtctaaaccctccacagggtataatggggaggaaaccgccacctctgcagggcagggaggaggcaacacgagcctttgcaaagttcttggttggctctggctgctcctgctgcggctagagccccgacgtGTACTTGTTTGACcttgagcagccagagcctcagtgcgtgaccttttgcttttttttttcttgctcttccttttccttttttttccagtaTCGGCTCCCCCagaatgatggctgcgggaggatgagggcctggcaggagcaggagtcagcggcacactgctatggtgactgtggtggcgtcgctcggcacttggaccagggtggggtggctggagtggctctgcagcagtagtcggagtcatgctagccagcgacggcactacggacattgtcgctgactgcacgacccgagcctgctgcagagccctcacgtaggaattgttgcagtcctgcatcaccgaaatctggagttccggcgtaaggttttccaccatgcctttagcaattgtacttaagaaatgttttgccggatttgagagctcggcttccaggttttcaaggcgccgttccatactggacattttatcgctcaacgccttgaaaccgttctggaacaccgtgctcaagtgcaaaaattcaggcatgactgacctgtccgaggcccgctggcgctgtcgggaattcccgaacgaaggtgcgccagaggcctcgggcaggggaaaacctgacgtaccggcagccggttctccagatgatggtggtgcaagcctgctgtcgctgtgggagggctgtgacgggtcagatggcgatccatgaagttccgcttcacaggggggagctcgctggagggtgctgctgtgtgtcctgtgaaaagataaggaaaaaattagtcttcaattaataacctatcacatacgccaactcctgttaaaaaattaacattacatgacacatcaatacattacaatcccctgtctctcagtctgtgttgcctataataaattgctgattgttaccgccagctgaccattagggctgacgataacaatcatggacatacctacggtagaaaatgactggtcattcccgctgcaaaagtcaatgcatacctctgtcatcgttttaaaacattttttaaaaaaaaaaaatctttcttgatgctgcctatgccgccaaattagtaaaaaatttaaagtcaagaaaaacatttaaaaaaaaaccaaaaaaaaacactttgctgatctgatcgcaggaacggccatgacgttaggatcatgtgatccagacgtcatcattattcatgcgatcagaactaccctgactcagaacgtaacctgtcatggactacaatgactcacgcctaaccaaaaaattactaatgggctatataccattccactagggtaaaaggatggccaaaatgctacaatgactacatggatggccaatacactatgttcctttggaaatatactatgtggatacgtggctagaacgtgtactatgtggctgctatatagtggcctggcaatctactatgtggatgcacaatgtacgtggctgggcaatgtactatgtggctgtgcaatatgctatgtgtctgggcaatgtacaatgtggctgtgcaatatgttatgtggccaaaatacttactgtcggcgggtaaggaccggtcttaggaactggagtgccctgttatatttgtagggcaccgacttggacgcagcagcaccactccgagcttgctcctccgcagcacggatccccttattgaaacggtccttcatggatcgccatctggtcctcaactttttcactgtgaatgtaaagacaaaaaaatggttacatatttagcattttaaaaggataaaacaaccgtgagcgatgaaaagtttaggcgttgatcgcatcacacacggttgtgtttatcctggcaagatgggtcatagcagcgtatctgcaatactcactaaagttgcctttggccttcgctgaggcactgtcaaagccatcccacagcgactttgccacctctgcccacaaacgcctcgacaccacctggtccatgtgccgagggtcacggctgtcccacaacgggccacgctcctggatgcaggagatcaggaggtccacatctattccactgtctccttggtcccgttgtgaaacctagaaaaattagaaaacaaataggttaaaaatatgcaaataataacaaccaccagtacctggaatgataggtacctttgccctatcctttgccatttgatgtatgtatattgatgttttctacacctgtgttttggaatgtttgtgtgcagggagttcaactttattttaccttcccccaatacttgctgccctgaaaatctataatgtataaaggccccgtctcacatagcgatttaccaacgatcacgaatagcgatactgcctggccgtgatcgttggtaagtcgttgtgtggttgctggggagctgtcacacagacagctctctccagcgaccaacgatcaggggaccgaattcagcatcgttgaaactgtcttcaacgatgccgaagtccccctgcagcacccgggtaaccagggtaaacatcgggttactaagcgcggccctgcgcttagtaacccgatgtttaccctggttaccagtgaagacatcgctggatcggtgtcacacacaccgattcagcgatgtcagcgggacctcaacgaccaaaaaacggcccaggccattccaacacgaccagcgatctcacagcaggggcctgatcgctggtacgtgtcacacatagcgagatcgctactgaggtcgctgttgcgtcacaaaactagtgactcagcagcgatctcgctatgtgtgacgggggcctaagcttagtaaacatccctagtgaaagcaggatgctcctcaaatgtaatgttcctcacagcaggatgctactgaaaaaaaaaaaataaagaaaaaaaatactcactcgccggcctgacgccacatcttggccccgatctctctgctcccgctgaccgtcttccccctcacttgaagaagcctggaaaaattgtatacaaaaattattgtcaatgctacaaatggcagcgaattgtAAGCAActagacataattactcaccgcactcccccgcgccgattggctatgctccgaagaacttggcattcttgcaagtttgttctgcaatgaaaaaaatgagcaaaaaatcacatccaatgccacatacaataaaataggcccaaaacattaaaacaaccacaattgactgttgactgataggacaatgcaaactcaaaaagcgacaccacaacgccatacattgcaagagaacacaatcgaagaaacaatacaagaatagacccaaataaaattcagaaaaaatagacacctatgtaaaaatttctacaggaaaaaaaaaaggcacaatgaaataagcaaactaatgaacgccataatttacaattacaacaagacataatccaaaacaacaccatctggtgacatccaccaaaatacatcagaaaaaggcgctaaataacattctagataataagcaataaacattacgggacaaccgctgttacaatatacagcaacccaaaagataaaacatagtccaaatgaaaagaaaacacaataaattttttaaaaaaaggcccccaacttaaaaaaaaaaaaaaaaaaaaggccatactacacacttgtcaatggaaacattcaagaaaggagatacatacggaagccataggGAAAACGACATAAAaccatcagttaaaaaaaaaaaaaaagggaaaatacaattgaaaatagaatggcatagcagcacagaacaatacaatacaaatgaaacatcataaatgtagcccccccaccagcaagaaaagacactcaaggaaagaaaaaaaaatgccaacagcataataaaacacagcaagacatgagccaagaaaacgccatacggttacccccaacaatagaaaccagaaaaagacatgcaccagaaatttaacataaaaatctgccaaatttaaagacattgaacaaccgcatgacaccagaacaaccccaaatccataaaaccaatccaaaaccaagcaaggccggtgacaataaacgccagcatataacgccagaagtacatcaaaacaagattaaaaaacacaatttttcactaacaacccacagtgccataaccgtacaatagcacagaccaaacattgcacaaattaaatccaaatcaaaaaataaaacacagaataaaaaatatgcaaagagaaatatatacttacaggtttggaaagcagattcccttcagtcagtcttctctgtagatagccttgtgaaagacaatgccaaacccctttttttctctctatatatagtgggttttttttgtctagacaaaagtctagacaatgttttgcattttttattggaaaacgcatgcgtcgtacaacgcaccacgacgcaagtacttgcgtcgtctgcgttgtcaatacaagtcaatgggaaaaaagccgcatcgacgacgcaaacacgacgcaaacacgacgcatgcgttttttccaaagtctgcgccgcccaaaaaatgcaacatgttgcgtttgccgcgccctgacaggtgcgccctaacgccgcatgcggcgtacaacgcaccaaaacgcatgacaacgcatgtacatgcggcgccatgcggccccaatgttaaagatagggccgcacgccgcatgcgttttggtgcggcgacgacgctgcggcgcacaccgcaaatgtgaacgtagccttaatgcaaTATCACGGCGTTTAGACAAACCAAAACGCCTAATAAGATCAGTGTAAAAAAAGGGGGGGTGTAAAAAGTGCCTCTGTGTAAGATATATTTGTACATGATGAAAGGAACCTCCATCCCCACAGGATATACCATGTGATAGATAACCTTTAGGATCCCAACAGCCATTTTTCAAGGAATCATTACAATGGCCATTCTTATATAGACCAAAGCAGTCAAATCATCATATACTCCTACAAGTCCCCATATACTGCGGGGCACACTAAGAAGTGATACATAATAGATAAATAGTGATCCATATTACCACAAAAAGAACAATACCTATTACATCGTTCTAACAAAACACATATATTCTTGGAC
This window harbors:
- the LOC143808968 gene encoding uncharacterized protein LOC143808968; this translates as MDQVVSRRLWAEVAKSLWDGFDSASAKAKGNFMKKLRTRWRSMKDRFNKGIRAAEEQARSGAAASKSVPYKYNRALQFLRPVLTRRQTHSSTLQRAPPCEAELHGSPSDPSQPSHSDSRLAPPSSGEPAAGTSGFPLPEASGAPSFGNSRQRQRASDRSVMPEFLHLSTVFQNGFKALSDKMSSMERRLENLEAELSNPAKHFLSTIAKGMVENLTPELQISVMQDCNNSYVRALQQARVVQSATMSVVPSLASMTPTTAAEPLQPPHPGPSAERRHHSHHSSVPLTPAPARPSSSRSHHSGGADTGKKRKRKSKKKKSKRSRTEALAAQGQTSTRRGSSRSRSSQSQPRTLQRLVLPPPCPAEVAVSSPLYPVEGLDLPSSLLDYRSTSSSSSSSSSASFSSPHSQKETYHSPFVAQVDTP